ACCATTTTTTCCAGGGCTGCACTTGTTCTTCCAACTGAGCAGAGCCAGAGGGGAGTCTCGCCTGTCCCGGGGgctctgtgcagctgctgggcttgctGGGGGCTCACAGGCAGGCGGCAAGGTCCTGCTGCCGGCTCCAGGCAAGGCGTGTTAGGGAGAGGAACTGGTTGCCAGAAGGGACATCTCAGGGGAATTGGCTTCTCCTGGAAATAGAAAAgcccttttttctctccagcatACCAGGAACAATCAATGCAAGGAATACTTGGAGGTCATGAGAAGACTAAACACTGCACATACGAAACTCCCTGTATGAGACACCAAGACTTTTCCTCGTCATGAACCCCAGGAAAAGGCACAGCCTCATGCAGGAGGGATGTGCTGGGTTATCACCCATCATCAGTGGGAGCGGCAAAGGGTGTGTCTGGCTTCAGGGACCCATGCCaatccctgcagcatcccacctTCAAAAAGGATGTTCCCGAGAGAAGAGAACCCGTACTCTGCCAGGCACTGCTGACTTTCATCCCTGCAGCCCACTGTGTCCCGAGTTGCCCGTTTCAAGGTGCAGGACGTGGCCTGGAGTGCAGCTGCTCAAATCAAATGCCATGTGTCACAGCAAGCCCTGTGCCCACTTTGTGCCATCATCCTTGGGGGCTGACCTCTCTGTATGGCCAAGGCCAGGTGGGTAATGAAGAAAAGACTTAATTAGGGTACCACACAGGCCTGTCTCATTTGATGCCCTGCATTAATCAGGGCCTGGGGAGAGTTTTCTCCACCTGCTATTTGAAGTGAGCTGTGCAGCCGGGAAGAGAAACAACCAGCACTGTGTGCTGACACCACTGCGTTACCATCCATCAGCTGCTCCACGGTACCCACGGGGATGgctctggctggcagcaggcaaaTGGCCGGGGAGCAGCATAACAGGGTGAGGTGGGCACTGttggcaggggaaggggctttGCTGGTGGGACATGGGGATGCTCAAGAGGTTTTAACGTAGATCTGAGATggataaatgtaatttattttttttttctgttacctttGCCAGGCCAGGCCACTGCTTGGACCATGTAGCAGGTGAGCCATGATGCCAGGGGAGCAAGGCTGGGGAGCTTGGGGACACATTTGATGGCATTTCTAGCTTGCTTCGTCCCTCTGAGCCCCCGCGGATGTGTGGCTGGAGGTCCCTGGCGGTTTTGGGCAGCAGCCGCGCCTGTTGCCACGGGTAAAACTTTTCCTCTGCGAAATGCGCTTGGCTGCAGCTTGTGTCTGGCAGGTACCGAAGGTGGGGCTCCCCTGAGACCCCCTCCGTGGGAATGGCGCAGCCAGCAGGCGGGATGTCCCCGGGATGTCCCCGGCATGTcccgcccggcgccgggggCAGCCAGGGCCACGCCCACCCCCCGCGGCCCTTTGTCGCCACCTAGTGGAAACACGCAGCAGCGACCGGGCCCAGGCTGCACGGCACGCCTGGGACACTCTCTCCTCACCTAGGGTCTCTGGGGGGGGTCTCCCCGGGGCGGGTCACCCATCCTGCCTGGCTTTTGGGGAGCCGCATCTGCctggcagcccagctccctcccagcccgAGGCAGCGGCAGCCGGGCGAGGTGTCCCCAGcgctgccaggctggggagaagCACAGGGGACGAGTTTCTGCTGTGCCAGAAACTGTGAATCCTTGGCAAATCCCTCCTGGGGTCTCTACTAAACCATCTAAATTCATTTTAACTGTGGAATTAGATCAATGTTCCCAAGCTGCAGACATGCTGCAACAAGCGACAGCCATAAAAGCaccaaaaatacatttactcCACCAACAGAGCTGTTGAACCTGCTCTTTTGGCCGAATTACTCAttgatgctgctctgcagaccTCCCTTGGCCCTGAAATTTCTGACGGTACCTGCAGAAgatcagggctgtgctgtgctgctgggacagcCTTACAACGTGGTGTATCCCCAGGAAAAGGCTGGCCTTGCTGTCACTCTGGCATCCTCCTGCccactgccagggctgcccagaGGTCCTGACCACAGGTGGGATATAAGGGAACAGCCCAGCCTAAATGCTGGCATCTACAGTCCCCTGGCTACCCTCCTCCCTGCAACATCCCTGGCCCTTTATGGCcacaacagcagctggcagggtCGGGCCGTATCCAGACCTGCTCAATGGTGCATGGATTAACGCAGTGCAGCAGGCAGTGTTGGTTCTCACTTGTCTGCACACAGGTGCTGTGCTCCTTCCCCCAAACACCGGGTCCTGCTGCATCCTCAGAGGTGCCAGCACCAGGAACAACCTGCCAGAGCTGAGCACACTGCTGGGAGAGAAGATGGAGTACAGGCCATACCAAGATGTCCCCTGTCAGGACTAGGAACCGAGACTGGCCAGTTGCCAGCCCAGCCCTTTGCTGATCCCACCACTGACATTATGTTATTAGACACATGCAGTGTCCTGACTGCCAAAACTGCCCCTGGCTGAAGCAACAGTTGTCCCTTTCCCATGGCAAACCAGCCCCCTGCTGGGCACGAAGCAAGGCCAACCCCAGCACTAGCAGCAGATCTGTACGAGCAATGATAATATGGGATTTTGTTGCATCGTCACACGCAGGCAGAATAAGGAGGGAACAATTAGCTCTTGGTTCAGATAAAGATTTCTGCCAGGTCTCTACTTCCTCCATCTCCATCACCCTGCATCCCCATGGGCCACCCCgagtctgtgctgctgcttcccccgGGCACTCGGTAACAGCTCCTGCAGGATGCAGTCAGTGGTTCATGAGCCTGATGTTACTATTTCACATGCAGAGTCCAGCTGCCCTATACAAGGGGTTTCCCCAGGCAGGATCCCCACCTGCCTGGGTATGTGACCAGGGATGGAACGTGGGCAGTGTCCCCCTCTGTTCCAGCTCCATCCCTCCCCATACTGACTGATGGTGGCAGGCTCTCCACAGGCTGGCTTTCTCCTGGAGAGGTTGACTGATCCCATCATTACCCCTCAGTGAGTGCCCTCAGCTACGACTGCCCACCTGGAACTGCCTCTCCTCAcccagcaaaggaaaaagaggtaCTACGACAGCCCAGGAGCCAGGTATGTTGCCTCACCCACAATGTCTCCATTGCTTTCAGGTATCACTGAGCAACCCAGGGGTGTCTCCTCAACGGCAGCTGCATTTATTGAGAGTTTGgtggggcttttttcctttagggCTCCCTAGCATCTTGCATTCTCCAAGTTAGGGTTTCTCTCAAGCATGCCTGAGAAGGGCAAACGGCTATAGCCACAGACACGTGAGTCAGGAGcccccaggagctggctggaTGCCCACTTTGAAAGTGGGAGAGGGTGTAAGGCAGCGGGGAAGCCCCAGCAATAGAGGCCACTCATGTCCTTGGGGGACCACCACTCAGGCCTGCCAGCAGACTGGCAAGTTAAACAGGGGTGCTGCATTCCTGGGGTCATCCTACCCCAAATTTATAGCCACTGGGGTAAAACTCCACAGGGAGAAAGCTGGTGTCTTCTTTCAGTGACTGAACTCGGAAGCACTCATCAGGCGAgcacaggtttattttttctgcagcgTTGGGTCCTTTGTCCCTGCCGGGAGCCACTGGaaggtggcagctgcagggtgCTCCTGTGCCAGccgcagctgcagcagctgcacaccGACCAGCTCCTGGGGGTGCTCCTTCAGGCTGGCCGAGGGGGCTTCGtgccccccagggctgggaaggaggtGCCGGGGGGGAgtgcggggggcgggggggggcagaggcagtgctggggaggccccagccccctcccttTGCCAAGGCCAAAAGGAGAAAGTGTGCTCGGGCTGAGCTGCATCCCCGGAGCCCAACTGCCGCAGAGCCGGCCTGCGAAGCCTGTCCCGACGGCGTGCAAAGGGGCTGGCAGGCCCGATCCCAGCCCCAGGACCCCCGGTCCCCAGTCCCCCCTGCTCCGCTgccgggccccccgcccccccgctgccgggccccccgcccccccccctgCCGCGCTCCCGGGATCCCCAAGCCCAGGACCCCCGGCCCAGGGGACCCCCGACCCCGTCCCAGTTCCCCCACGTGTCCCGCCGCTCGCCACGTGCTCTCCCGCGGCCCCGGCCACGCCCACCCTCAGCTAAGCTCCGCCGCCCAATCAGGGCGCAAGCGCCGAGCTACCGCCCTCTCATTGGCTAACGCCGATTACTCTCGGGCGGGCAGCGCGTCTCCGCGCTCTCGCCCCCCACCTCACTGCCTCGCTCTCGCCGGCGGCTGTAAGGCGCTTTCCCGTTGGCTGATCGCAAACCGCCAGAGATTGGCAGAGAGGCTCGAAGGGCGGAGGCGGCGATTGGCCGGGCGGCGCGCCACGCGCGGCGATTGGCTGAAGCGGGGGCGGAGGGGGCGTGGCGTGGCGGAGGGCTAGGCAAGCGAGCGGAAGGGGCCTGCGCTCCCTCTTTCGTTTCAGTCCCCGGTCCGGGTcgccagcgcctcgccgccgctcccgccgcccgcccggggccCGCTCCGTTCCTTgctgccgccccgccggccgTGCCCAGCGCCCTCCTGAACTAGCTCGGCCGCCGCCCCTGCGCCGCCAGGCACCGCCGCCATCATGGTGAAGATCGCCAAGGTGAgggcgccgggcggggcggcgcgcaGCCGCCGGGCGGGAAGCGGAGCGGCCGCCGCCgtggcgggcggcgggcggatGGTGATGGGTTGGGAgccgggggcgccgggccgcccgcccgccgccggtTCCACGGGCCGCGCGGCCGTTTGCAGGCCTCCCCTCCCGCACCGTGAAGatggcggcggggggcggggccgcggccgcgcgTTCGGGGGGGCGGCTTTGGGCATCGGCCCGGCCCGTTCCCCGCCGCGGTGGCGCGCGCGGAGGcccggccgcgggcggggggagggggccgcGATCGGGGccggaggagggggaggggggcacctCGGCGCGCgcagcccgggggggggggggggggggcggggctaCACCGTACTGCGCGGCCACGTGGTGCGCCGGGGAGAGCGAGCACGTGGGAGCgcgcggcgccccccgcccgccccgggagGGCCCCATtgccccgggccgggggcggcgggatCGTGGCTGTGCCGCTCGCTCCTCGgcgggggaggtgggggtggcgAGGGGGCGAATGCCGCCTAACAGCCCGCGCTCTTTTTCAGACTCCCAAGAATCagatcaaacagaaaaaaatggctcCTCCCCCCAAAAAGGTGGAGGAGAGCGAGGAAGAGGAGTCCTCggagctggaggaaagcagCGGGGAGGAGGTAAGGGGCCGGGCACGTGCCGCAGGTGTCAcaagggctgggggtgcactgGGTTTGACAGGGGGTCGATGTTAACAGCCAGCCGGTGCCTGTCGGTTACCTGCGGCTGCAGCATAAACCTGATGTCACAAGAGAAAAGGGACGTGGGGAAAACTCGCGCGGGAGGTAGGTCTGGGCTTCCAGGCTTTGGGAGGGCTGCGGGGCTCTTAGAGCTGCCCTGGGGTGACGACGATCGGCAGTAAGTGACTTGCCACACACAAGTAATAAGCCAGACTGACAATTTCAAGCTACCAAATGCCCCTAGGGAGATCACTGGTCTTGCTTCGGGACCAGGGAGTTTGGAGATGCTTTAATGTTCCATAAGTTgtgaaaaacttgaaaaagctggttttgagcCTTAGGAAGTTTAACAGAATAGGCAACTAAGGTCATTGAGCGGAAACAAAGTCTGTCAGAAGGATAGGCTTTAGGTTGCAGTTCCCATATATTAGCCTCGTCGTTTAGAGGGCCAGCATGTCTTACACTAGGGTGTATTTCAGGTGATCCCtcagaagaaacaacaaaaagcagcagttacaCCAGCCAAGAAGGCTGCTACCCCTGCAAAGAAGGTCGCTACTCCTGCGAAAAAGGCAGTTACACCTGCCAAGAAGGCTGTGGCTACTCCGGCTAAAAAGGCTGTGGCTACTCCAGCTAAAAAGGCTGCCATCCTAACCAAAGGAGcgaaaaatggaaagaatgcCAAGAAGGAGGAGAGtgaggaggaagatgaagatgatgaggaagatgatgatgaggaggaggaagaagatgaagaagattCTGGTaagttaattttgaaatatgtatCCATTCTTGCGTAAGTGGACTGAAGCTGGTCCAGTCAGGTTGCTGAATTTGAATACCTTTGGGATTGAAAGTTTAGTATGATTTAATAGTTGTGAGAAGGGGCTTCATTGATTAAAAGGTggtgaggaaggaaaggggggtAATCGGTGACGTTTGGAGAAGAACTTGGGCTGCAGCTGTGTTATGTTGCGGCATGTGAAGCATCTTCTAGTTTTCTGACAGTCCTTTCCTGAACTTAGCCAAAATCTcctgaaagaaaagtaattttactaGTAGTTTGAAGGCTGAGTGGTGTGGGTAAATGCTTGCTGTATTGTTGGTGCAGATGAGGAAGAGGAACCACCAATGCCTGTGAAGCCTGCAgccaaaaaacctgcagcagtaCCAGCCAAAAAGCCTGCAGTTGTGCCAGTAAAACAAGAATCTGAAGAAGAGGACGAGGATGAAGATGAGGATGACGATGATGAGGAAGATGATGGTAAGTGAGATTGAGGAAAACTTTGCAGTGCTCAGCTGATTTTAGATGAATGCTGGTGTCCATTAAATGTGGCTGAGTGGGTGTTTATTTAGCTTGGTTGCTGGTTAAACTCTTGGGGAACAGGTactgttttttaatgcaacaaAGAGGGAGAGCCAGCTTTTATAAACactataaatatattaaaccTGTTTCATGAGAACATACAAACTTAAGGAAGCATGAAAACCACTATTGTATTTcacaagattttcttttcttggtctCAAAAGGGGCTTGATCTTGAACGTGTCTGAAATCTTGTGCTCAATTTGTTTCAGAGTCTGAAGATGATGAGGCCATGGACACAACCCCCGTTCAAGTGAAAAAACTTACTCCAGCAAAGGCTGCACCAGTGAAAGCCAAGGCAGACTctgaagatgaggaagatgaagaagatgaggatgaagatgaggaggatgaggatgaggatgaagaGGATGCCGAGGAGGAAAGTGAGGATGAAAGTgagtttaaatgtttttgagATCATAACTGTCTTAAGAGGAAAGATTcatgagaaaaatctttgtCTGTCATGGTCTTTTGGGCTGAGAAATAGTTGTTGTAGTGATGAGAGAAGGTCCCGTGTATGACTGGTGTGAAAATTATTGCTCCTGTATTGATCCAGTATAGGAGAagttgttctgtatttttcatggtGTGTGTTCTTTTACCACAGAACCTGTCAAGGAAGCAcctggaaagaggaagaaagaaatggcCAATAAAAGTGCACCAGAggccaagaaaaagaaaacagacgGTAGGTGATGTGGGATCATCAAGCAGTGCTTGTTTCATGGACTGTTACTGGGACAGTGCATAGCTGTGAAGGAACAGGATGCTGGTACATAACTGAAGGGACAGgttttttccagcacaaatgATGATTATAAGGGACTTAATACTGAAGTGTGATGTCACTTTAGAGCAGAAACTGATGTGCTAAAGCTTTCCGGAGTCcggcttcttaaaaaaaaaaaataaccacaacCTGCCTTAAAACCCCAGATTCTGATTATCTTCTCATTTAAAGGGCCGACTTCAGCTTTCTCCCTCTTCGTGGGAAATTTGGTCCCCACCAAGGAGTATGAAGAACTGAAGACTGGCATCAAAGACTTCTTTGGGAAGAAGAATATTGAAGTTTTAGATGTCAGAATCGGTGCCTCCAAGTGAGTTCATCAGTAGAACTTAGCTGCCTATTTCTTTTGATTGGCAGGAATTTGTTTGGAGGGGTGTAACTGCTGATGCTAGTTCCCTTAGGATGCTGGGATGGTTGCTAGGTAATGAATGGAAGCTGGAAGAGAGGCACGGTACTGATAAGTGTATAATACTTGCTTGGTTTGCAGCTTTTTCAGACAGTATCTCCATAAAGGAAGAGCTGCCACTTCAGTTACATAGCTGTTCTCTGCCGTTGTTTTGGTTATGTGGGCTGGTTAGCATTTATTAACAGTCTAACTTGACCAGCGGGGACCTctctggttttgggtttgtttgtgtCCCCTGCTACTACAGATGGATCACCTTAAATAGTAAGGTTACCCTTCTTTCAGGCGATTCGGCTATGTAGACTTTTCATCTGCTGAAGATCTGGATAAAGCTCTCCAAATGAATGGAAAGAAGTTAATGGGTTCCGAAGtcaaactggaaaaagcaaagagcaaggaaacaataaaagaaaataagaaaggtATGGCCCATAACTCGTAACTGCCTGTGCACATCAATGAAAAGCTGTCATCATCAGGCTGGAGCAGTGTTACTGGTGGCTGCTCTTCTATGCCTTTAAGGCAGATCATCCTGGTTGGAGCTCTGTATCATAAACAGTTTCTCAAATGCTTACATACCGGTGGACAAGTTCAGACTGAAATGTCTGGAAATGTGATTCTGAAAAACAGTGTGCATTGGGGGCACTGAGGAGGAGATCTGGTTCTTCCTGAAGTTTTAGGACCTGTTTTCTGAACTTGATGCACTTAAGAGGAGTAGAATGGTAGCCTAATAAACTTCTGTAATAGttgctttttcagcttctgaaactgctttattttctgctggatCAACTCACTGATTCTCACTGATCTGGCAGCATAGATGAGACAGGGGTTTTCGCTGGTAATGTGATAGtaactttttctctctttgcagaGAGAGATGCTAGGACACTGTTTGTGAAGAATCTGCCCTACCGCTTAACTGAAGATGAAATAAGAGAGGTGTTTGAAAACGCACAAGAAATCAGAATAGTAATGAACAAGGAGGGGAACAGCAAAGGGTACGTAGCTGAGAGGACTGTTGGATGTTTGCTGTTCCTTAAACTCTTGGCATATTCCAGTAAGCTTGTGTGTTCTTTAGCTTCCTTAAGGAACCTCCTGCAGTAGGTGtactgaaaatactttgaagCCTTTTTCTTGACATCCTTCCCCCTCCTTGTTCATGAACTTAGTCATTCCTGGAAGGAAGCATTTGCTTATGTTCTTCTCTGTGCTGTAGGATGGCCTATGTTGAATTTAAATCAGAAGCTGAGGCAAACAAAGCTCTGGAGGAGAAGCAGGGCACCGAGATTGATGGTCGTGCCATGGTCATTGACTTCACTGGTGAGAAGAGTCATCAAGAACATCAGAAAGGTACTTTTCTAGACCAATAGCATGCATACAAATGACATACACAAGATTTAATTCTACTTGGTTCAGAAGTAGATTAGCTTGAAGTACTGCAGGAAAATGGTATCGGGAAGGGACCTTTTGCCTGACTTGTACTCTGCATCCTGTGCATTTCATGTCTACTGCATGATTCGAGACAAGGGGGGGCAGCTAGTGTAGGTGACCAAAACAGCGTTGCGGTTGGCCTTGTGCCTCACCTTGAGGTGAGGAGGGGGCAACAACTACTCTTACCCTAGAAGAGTGTCTTGTGACTAGAGGAAGAGAGCTCTTCTTCCAAACTGGCACTTACAGCACTGAGTTTTCTCCGTAGGAGGTGGAGAGAGGGAGTCAAAGACCCTAATTGTCAACAACCTCTCCTACGCTGCTTCAGAAGAGACTCTCCAGGAACTGTTTAAGAAAGCTTCTTCCATCAAGATGCCACAGAACAACCAGGGCAGGCCTAAAGGGTACGTTGTGCCTGACTCCTGAGTTGGCACTGTGAATGACTTGCCTCTTGTCCTCTCAGGCTGACTGAAATCTTCTCCTCCAAATAGGTATGCATTTGTAGAATTTCCCACAACTGAGGATGCTAAAGAGGCATTGAATTCCTATAACAACACAGAGATTGAAGGCAGAGCAATCAGACTGGAATTTAGTTCACCAGCATGGCAGAAAGGGAACATGAATGCAAGAGGAGGGTTTAATCGTAAGTGTTCCATGTTTGATCATTTGATCTTGAGATACCTGTGGGCAGGAGTGTACCGTTCATGGAAACATAgggctgctttaaaaaaaaaaaaaaaacaaaccacaaggCATGCCTGTGGAGTGAAAGACTGGCATCTTGAGTGAATGGGCTGGATATGATGACTGATTATCTGAAATGCTGATGAAAAAATTGCCTAAGTCCTCTAGATAGTCAAGTGCTGATCCAGCAGTGTCTGTCCTGTTAGTATCCCTATTGATAAGATGCAGgcatctatttaaaaaaagaaagggggagcGGGGGAGAATTATTTTGACAGTACCAGGCTGGTTGGTGGGAGATACTTCGATGTCAGGTTCTAACTGCAGTCCTGAAAAAGTTTTCAAGGACTTCTTTAAGTACCTGAGCTGTTCCTTCAAAACAAACCCCTTAGACCTGTGAGCTGTTCCAGGGGCCAGTAATGCAAGCTGGATGTGATGTTAAGAAACTGATGGTTGCCTTCCTCAAGCTTACTGATCTCTGAATTTTTCTCTTACCTCAGAACAAAGCAAAACGTTGTTTGTCAGAGGCCTTTCTGAGGACACCACAGAGGAGACACTAAAAGAATCATTTGAAGGCTCTATAAGTGCTAGAATAGTCACAGATAGAGACACTGGATCATCTAAAGGGTATGTTTAATGCCACCTGGCATGATTTTAGTTGCTACAAAGAGCATCACTTCAGCAGGTTTGTACATCTTGGGGTGTTTCTCGTGTTCATGCGGGTGATTCTTTGAAGCTAGTAAATCGCATGGAACCAGGGGACAGGCTTACAGCTTCGGCTCTGGTCGTGGCGGGCAGCGCGTGCTCACTTCTCAATGAGCTCCTTCCTGCCAACAAATCCGTGGCAGCCTATGGATTCGCACGAGAAGAATATTAACTGTGCAGTACTGGCAAACTCGCAATGGGCTTCCATCGATTGTGATTAGCCACTGCTGTTTGACAAGTTAACGTGGCCCTGGTCCCTGtgtggctgcagaagcgtgggTGTTTGTTTCTGACAGGATAAAGCACCCGTAGGTGGTGCTACGGCTGGTGGAGTTTTGACTGTCTCTCTCTGAACCCTTTTCCTAGGTTTGGATTTGTGGACTTCAGCTCCCCAGAAGATGCCAAAGCAGCTAAAGAAGCCATGGAGGATGGAGAGATAGATGGAAATAAAGTGATCCTTGACTTTGCCAAGCCAAAGGGTGAATTTCAACGTGGcggtggttttggtggtggatTTGGTGGTCGTggtggcagaggaggaggccgaggaggaagaggtggaTTTGGTGGCAGAGGTGGTGGCAGAGGATTTGGAGGTAAGAAGAAGCAAGTGCTGCTGTTCTAAGGGGAGGGGGTGTGCTCAAAAACAACCCAAAGCCATTCTTGGGTTTATGGTGTGGTGCCACCACAGAGTGCTTGATGtgaatttgttttcatgtgtgtgCCGGGATGGGTTTGGAAGGGCGGTGGTGTCTGTGCAGGGGTGCCTGTAACTCTGCTTCttgtaataattttctttctaggTAGAGGAGGTGGCTTCcgaggaggcagaggaggaggtggagatCACAAGCCACAAGGGAAGAAGATAAAGTTTGAATAaacttcccctttcctttcccttctcctgctcTCTGAGACTATCTGAAAGGACTCCGGGGGTTTTTATTCTCCTTTGATCTTGGCGGAGCCTTCGGAGGACATTCCAAGATGCGAAGCAGTACTGTGAGCCACTTGGAAGAtacaattttcatttcaaggaagagagagcaagCCATTTTGACTGCTTGCCCATTCAAAcggaactttttaaaaaaatgagcgATAGATGTGGGAATTTTCCCTCTTGTCTGTGAGTTGTCTTGAATTTATAATGTTTTACCcatgtacaaaaatattttttttttcctataaacttctgtagcatttttgctgtaaaaatgcaGAATGTTTTATCATTTGTGCTTCAGCACCCTGTCTTGGACAGATTAAAAGGACCTAAACTGGTTCGTGTTACTTCTGTGCCACTAAATGAAGCAGGGCTGTGAGAAATGTCTGTCTTGAACCTTTTCTCCCTTAATGTCCCAGGCAGCAGCTAGTGTCCTGCTTTGCTGTAACCTATGTCAGCACCCAAATAACATACGTGTGCTATGTTTAACGTGCTTGCAAGAATAGGGGAGGAGAATATGATTGGTAAGGTAAGCCCTGTGACCACAACcatggtggtttgtttttggttttttttttactgaagatGTATGTGATGTTGCATGCTAgccacttgggtttttttactctctTTTTTACAAATGAGTAAATTGGATCTTGTACCAAGGCCCTGCAGCTCAGTCACCCTTTCCTACAGACACTGTGTTTTGTGCTTCGTTCCAAATTGTCTTCTCTTGTCTTGTCCTCCCTAAGTGTGATTGCAGATGCATTGAAACAGGGGCTTGGGGAAAGGAGCCGCTTGTTGCCTTGACCCACACGTATGCCTTTGGGTGTTCATCAGGCTTGGTGAGGGTGACTGCTTCCACTGGAGTGGGGATGAAGGTGGTAGGTCCTGTCTGCAGTAGTCACTGGCCTCTTCCAGCTAGTCACTTGGCTGGTGTCCTGCAGTGGCGGTTGGGGGACAGCAGTGCTCTTGAGTGCCTGCAAGCTGTGGGTGCAGAAACCCTCGGCCGGGCTGTGGGATTCTGCTTCCCAGGGAGCAGGCACTGACCTTGACCCTCAGTTCTGGCTGTGGGTGCAGCCAGCTCACCCCTCCTGGTGTATTTTGGCACCACGGGGACCTGTCACAGCCCCTCGAACACTGCTGGGTATGGATTCCTAATGCGCAGCCCCTGCAGGGGGAAAAAGGGTTCTGTGCAGGTAAAAAGGTTTATATACTGCGGGGGTAGGGTTGCCTTTGGCTTCGCTTCTCGCCGGACCCCTGAGGAGGGGTTTGTGCGTCGGTCCCCCCCGTCGCGGAGGGCGCGggggctcctccagccctgggcaTCAGCCATCTTAGAGCGGCGCCCGAGCCCCGGCGGCAAATGGTcggagggcggcggcggcgggaccggCCGCCAGGGGGCAGCACTCGCCCGCGCAGCCGGGTGCCGCCAGGGGGCAGCACCAGCCCGcgcagccgggccgggccgaggggtCGGTGAGGGGCCGGGCCCCAGGGGCTCCGCACCCgcctgggggtgtgtgtggatgGCAGTGGATGTCGTGCGCAGTGCCCCGGATCCTGCATGGCTCGGAGGCCTCCCCCGTGTGAGGGAAGCTGAGttgggggctgcagcatccttccTATCCGTGCTGTCACTTGCATCCTtgtccccagctgtgccccatGGAGCC
This genomic stretch from Falco biarmicus isolate bFalBia1 chromosome 13, bFalBia1.pri, whole genome shotgun sequence harbors:
- the NCL gene encoding nucleolin, giving the protein MVKIAKTPKNQIKQKKMAPPPKKVEESEEEESSELEESSGEEVIPQKKQQKAAVTPAKKAATPAKKVATPAKKAVTPAKKAVATPAKKAVATPAKKAAILTKGAKNGKNAKKEESEEEDEDDEEDDDEEEEEDEEDSDEEEEPPMPVKPAAKKPAAVPAKKPAVVPVKQESEEEDEDEDEDDDDEEDDESEDDEAMDTTPVQVKKLTPAKAAPVKAKADSEDEEDEEDEDEDEEDEDEDEEDAEEESEDEKPVKEAPGKRKKEMANKSAPEAKKKKTDGPTSAFSLFVGNLVPTKEYEELKTGIKDFFGKKNIEVLDVRIGASKRFGYVDFSSAEDLDKALQMNGKKLMGSEVKLEKAKSKETIKENKKERDARTLFVKNLPYRLTEDEIREVFENAQEIRIVMNKEGNSKGMAYVEFKSEAEANKALEEKQGTEIDGRAMVIDFTGEKSHQEHQKGGGERESKTLIVNNLSYAASEETLQELFKKASSIKMPQNNQGRPKGYAFVEFPTTEDAKEALNSYNNTEIEGRAIRLEFSSPAWQKGNMNARGGFNQQSKTLFVRGLSEDTTEETLKESFEGSISARIVTDRDTGSSKGFGFVDFSSPEDAKAAKEAMEDGEIDGNKVILDFAKPKGEFQRGGGFGGGFGGRGGRGGGRGGRGGFGGRGGGRGFGGRGGGFRGGRGGGGDHKPQGKKIKFE